Proteins from a single region of Xenopus laevis strain J_2021 chromosome 9_10S, Xenopus_laevis_v10.1, whole genome shotgun sequence:
- the LOC121399001 gene encoding interferon-induced very large GTPase 1-like isoform X2, with product MDCPATAQDSGTAIGEAEEPTDLFEEEEKCIVKGMDCPATTQDSAIGHEEKCNNLSEEEEKGSSNNWDNPERAEDLVGADGNDEETADLSLEEERGTYKGMESPPAAEDSGVVVVQEAKAAGLSVEKEKGTIKDMDCPATAQDSGTGLIEEGIGLSEEEEKGTRNDRDNTEGAEDLEGADGKEEEAAEQSLEEERENQNTLNKMIKLYKESKLSLRDILDIGQENINKVAPQTVQDLPWALLRKLMALDRTARTIQLEDISGNSWADTDIFQEMYLYSNYHESNSINPLDILCVLLHCSDMFLQQNIFSKMSMCQFAVPLLLPAGDGPECTFMLWAMRDIVKRWRPHTMAESKGFVEENLVQVEMPLFSFVRLGESKLSKSKILNQMLSPVQQYHDYFILENMEGGNIQRQISDGLVEISWFLPVGRENSDTFPEPVAVTNLCGDIESNWTQFSFLTQVSSAVFVFAESINERECQLLAQCSNCSTKFYFIITPSGKGVSKETSESLKKLLFLLNICKSHILIKDKKANDAGLVKLVQNIIKQFMKESDKRVKLEDLANTATELGIKVDEHSQECQKAKEWATEITKEIQDVVQYKKETMKLQGDLWKQVAQIEKELCRMRNQGERNTEEYRSQLTEKLKKLHMEQNQDNLPDPMSTFISAITHLSLAEKHYFLKWIKFELDSMARNNLSMLKAKYKDTCNNKADDQQELKQLDQQISDSSLGAEHFLREMGQLYEAECSMVSQGKITPERRQFCNLPGIAADLLIDGFPLELIDGDASNIPLRWVTDFLTELDNKTGGNCKMRVISVLGVQSTGKSTLLNTMFGLQFPVASGRCTRGAFMTLIKVKDNLKENLGCEFILVIDTEGLKAPELASLEDSYEHDNELATLVIGLSDIIIINMAIENSVEMSDILQIVVHAFLRMKQIGKKPKCQFIHHNASDVSADDNNMRDRKKLLELLDEMTRIAANMENKSGITNFSEIMDYNFTEDNWYIPGLWYGVPPMASVNSGYSEIVSELKKYLFEFIEKNESLQQPQNIFEFIEWIKCLWNSVKHENFIFSFRNSLVAEAYNQLSIEYSQWEWNFRKQVHTWLISTENSIKNQSADELQPIIVNDITDKLFTFLCNEKQMMLQLLQKYFESKKKNVHLIEKYREDFTRRVHSLQNELKSYVTSKIDDTIRIQKQKHQINNIQKTYQKTIEEKVSNLIKQVRERESQLEDDEIEMAFEKMWKSTIAELPRNLLQKRNVSQEMLLELKRDLSNRGASIMEKLLSKNNLIGFGKVEFQVKDQHIDKWYTKHVKVYWSTEFHNKTSNLASTLIRICSDNVTEKVNTGGDYDGTYCQELLNIINERLREDDVKKLHITHEFDLDIKLHILESVSWKFQKMHDEFIWENNPVLCLEKLKPHYLTTFKNIFQEKDEIQSRAKQFCDLCLKPAITNQIREHLGKAVVEDILANESAKKFSCRAFFQSHVLEKLLKGQKFCQFFMYIEHYELYVKEWIYQHIVNTYKNGLEKLQTNILSDICKKIRNSLESLQDISTVSDFLIKFCKMLESELVINQTELQLVSFQNQADIKLFSKDIEFFLTETEKQIRSEMESSSTESVLDKLPLKPEDVLFKRVFGCGKQCPFCKVPCEAGGTDHKEHFASVHRPQGLKRLQHKKNRKLVAEICSTDVISKFRFRNSDTNEKFHYYKDYRLIYPDWAIQPDSSITASDYWKYIFVKYNKDFAEEYDALPADLPVEWHKITDEKALMSLKEVYEMKIVKYVPP from the exons GCATTGTTAAAGGCATGGACTGTCCAGCAACAACACAGGATTCAGCTATTggacatgaagaaaaatgtaacaaCCTAtctgaagaagaagagaaag GTAGCAGTAACAATTGGGACAACCCTGAAAGAGCAGAGGATTTAGTGGGAGCTGATGGAAATGATGAAGAGACTGCTGACCTGTCTTTGGAAGAAGAGAGAG GTACCTATAAAGGCATGGAGAGCCCACCAGCAgcagaggattcgggggttgtTGTTGTACAGGAAGCAAAAGCTGCTGGTTTGTCTGTTGAAAAAGAGAAAG GCACCATTAAAGACATGGACTGTCCAGCAACAGCACAGGATTCAGGAACAGGACTGATAGAAGAAGGTATTGGCCTATCTGAGGAAGAAGAGAAAG GTACTAGAAACGATAGGGATAACACTGAAGGAGCAGAGGATTTAGAGGGAGCTGATGGAAAGGAGGAAGAGGCTGCTGAACAGTCTTTGGAAGAAGAGAGAG AAAACCAAAAcaccctgaataaaatgataaaactCTATAAAGAGTCGAAGCTCTCCCTGAGGGACATCCTGGACATTGGGCAGGAGAATATAAATAAAGTTGCTCCCCAGACTGTACAAGATCTTCCCTGGGCTCTTCTTAGGAAACTGATGGCTCTGGACAGGACTGCAAGAACAATTCAACTTGAGGATATTTCTGGGAATTCATGGGCAGATACAGATATATTTCAGgaaatgtatttgtatagcaATTATCATGAATCTAATTCCATCAATCCTTTAGACATTCTGTGTGTTCTCTTGCATTGCTCAGATATGTTTTTACAGCAGAACATCTTCTCCAAAATGTCCATGTGTCAGTTTGCCGTCCCACTGCTGCTCCCTGCTGGTGATGGGCCAGAATGTACCTTCATGCTCTGGGCTATGAGAGACATTGTCAAGAGATGGAGACCCCACACTATGGCAGAAAGTAAAGGCTTTGTAGAGGAAAATCTGGTTCAAGTAGAAATGCCATTATTTTCCTTTGTAAGACTGGGGGAAAGCAAATTATCTAAATCTAAAATTCTCAACCAAATGCTCAGCCCAGTTCAGCAATACCATGACTACTTTATTCTTGAAAATATGGAAGGTGGGAATATTCAAAGACAAATCTCTGATGGCCTAGTGGAAATCTCCTGGTTTTTACCTGTTGGAAGAGAGAATTCTGACACTTTCCCAGAACCTGTTGCTGTTACTAATTTATGTGGAGACATAGAGTCTAACTGGACCCAATTCAGCTTCCTAACCCAGGTCTCATCAGCAGTGTTTGTATTTGCTGAGAGTATTAATGAGAGAGAGTGTCAGCTCTTAGCCCAGTGTAGTAATTGCAGCACCAAGTTCTATTTCATCATTACTCCAAGTGGCAAAGGTGTCAGTAAAGAGACATCAGAATCCTTGAAAAAGTTACTCTTTCTGCTGAATATTTGCAAATCGCACATActgataaaagataaaaaagcaaATGATGCAGGACTAGTAAAACTTGTACAAAACATTATCAAACAGTTTATGAAAGAATCAGATAAGAGAGTAAAACTGGAAGATTTAGCAAACACAGCCACTGAACTTGGCATCAAAGTGGATGAACATTCCCAGGAATGTCAGAAAGCAAAAGAATGGGCCACAGAAATAACTAAAGAAATACAAGATGTGGTACAATATAAGAAAGAGACAATGAAACTACAAGGGGATCTGTGGAAGCAAGTGGCCCAGATAGAGAAGGAATTGTGCAGAATGAGAAATCAAGGAGAGAGAAATACAGAAGAATATCGATCTCAGCTGACAGAAAAACTTAAAAAGTTACACATGGAGCAGAACCAGGATAATCTACCTGATCCTATGAGTACGTTTATTTCTGCCATCACACATTTGTCTCTAGCAGAGAAACATTATTTCCTGAAATGGATTAAATTTGAACTTGACTCAATGGCTAGAAATAATCTCTCCATGTTAAAGGCTAAATACAAGGACACATGTAACAATAAAGCAGATGACCAACAGGAATTAAAACAGTTAGATCAGCAGATATCTGATAGTTCTTTGGGAGCAGAACATTTTCTGCGTGAGATGGGGCAGTTGTATGAGGCTGAATGTTCCATGGTGAGTCAAGGCAAAATCACACCAGAAAGGAGACAATTCTGTAATCTCCCAGGAATTGCTGCTGATCTGCTAATAGATGGGTTCCCATTGGAGCTGATAGATGGAGATGCCTCCAATATCCCCCTGAGATGGGTAACTGATTTTCTGACTGAACTGGATAACAAGACAGGAGGGAACTGTAAAATGAGAGTAATCTCTGTTTTAGGAGTGCAGAGCACAGGGAAATCCACCCTCCTAAATACCATGTTTGGCTTACAGTTCCCTGTGGCCAGTGGAAGATGCACACGAGGAGCCTTCATGACTCTGATTAAAGTAAAAGATAATCTTAAGGAGAATCTGGGCTGTGAGTTTATTCTGGTAATTGATACTGAAGGTCTGAAGGCTCCAGAATTGGCTTCTCTGGAGGACAGCTATGAACATGACAATGAGCTGGCAACTCTAGTAATTGGGCTCAGTGATATTATTATAATCAATATGGCTATTGAAAATAGTGTAGAAATGAGCGACATTTTGCAGATTGTGGTCCATGCATTTCTTAGAATGAAGCAAATAGGTAAGAAACCCAAATGCCAGTTTATTCATCATAATGCGAGTGATGTTTCTGCTGATGATAATAACATGAGGGACAGAAAGAAACTCTTGGAGCTTTTGGATGAGATGACAAGAATAGCAGCTAACATGGAAAACAAGAGTGGGATCACAAACTTCAGTGAAATCATGGATTATAACTTTACAGAAGACAATTGGTACATTCCTGGCCTTTGGTATGGAGTCCCACCCATGGCTTCTGTAAACTCTGGCTACAGTGAAATTgtgtctgaactgaaaaaatatttgtttgaattCATCGAGAAAAATGAAAGCCTTCAACAACCCCAGAATATCTTTGAATTTATTGAATGGATAAAATGTTTGTGGAACTCTGTGAAACATGaaaatttcattttcagttttaggAACAGCCTGGTAGCTGAAGCTTACAATCAATTATCAATTGAGTACTCCCAGTGGGAATGGAACTTCCGCAAACAGGTTCATACCTGGCTAATTAGCACTGAGAACAGTATAAAAAATCAGTCAGCAGATGAACTACAACCAATAATTGTCAATGATATTACAGATAAGTTGTTTACTTTCCTTTGCAATGAGAAGCAAATGATGTTACAATtgctacaaaaatattttgaaagtaaaaaaaaaaatgttcacctaATTGAAAAATACAGAGAAGATTTCACCAGAAGGGTACATTCTCTCCAAAACGAATTAAAAAGTTATGTAACATCAAAGATCGATGATACTATTAGGatccaaaaacaaaaacatcagataaataatatacagaaaaCTTACCAAAAAACAATTGAGGAGAAAGTTTCCAATCTTATAAAACAGGTCAGAGAAAGGGAAAGTCAGCTTGAAGATGATGAAATAGAAATGGCATTTGAGAAGATGTGGAAAAGTACAATAGCTGAGTTACCAAGGAATCTTTTACAAAAACGCAATGTCAGTCAGGAAATGTTACTGGAGCTCAAACGAGACTTGTCCAACAGAGGGGCCTCTATAATGGAGAAATTACTTAGCAAAAACAATTTAATAGGGTTTGGAAAAGTTGAATTCCAGGTTAAAGATCAGCATATAGACAAATGGTATACAAAACATGTGAAAGTATACTGGAGCACAGAATTCCATAATAAAACATCCAACCTTGCTTCTACTTTAATAAGAATATGTTCAGATAATGTAACAGAGAAGGTTAATACAGGAGGAGACTATGATGGAACTTATTGCCAAGAATTGCTCAATATAATCAATGAAAGACTCAGGGAGGATGATGTGAAGAAACTGCACATTACCCATGAGTTTGATTTGGATATAAAACTCCATATCTTGGAAAGTGTGTCTTGGAAATTCCAGAAGATGCATGATGAGTTTATTTGGGAAAATAACCCGGTACTGTGTCTGGAAAAACTGAAACCTCATTATttaacaacatttaaaaatatattccaggaAAAAGATGAAATACAAAGTAGAGCCAAACAGTTCTGTGATCTCTGCCTGAAACCtgcaataaccaatcagattaGGGAGCATCTGGGGAAGGCTGTTGTAGAGGATATTTTGGCTAATGAAAGTGCCAAAAAATTTAGTTGTCGCGCTTTCTTTCAATCACATGTACTTGAGAAACTTTTAAAAGGTCAAAAATTTTGTCAGTTTTTCATGTATATTGAGCATTATGAGCTGTATGTGAAAGAGTGGATTTATCAGCACATAGTAAACACTTATAAAAATGGTCTAGAAAAGTTGCAAACAAACATTCTATCTGATATCTGTAAAAAAATCAGGAACAGTCTTGAAAGTTTACAAGATATATCCACTGTCTCTGACTTTTTGATTAAGTTCTGTAAGATGTTAGAAAGTGAATTAGTAATCAACCAGACAgagttgcagttggtcagtttcCAAAACCAAGCAGATATCAAGCTGTTCTCAAAGgacattgagttttttctcacAGAAACAGAGAAACAGATCAGATCAGAGATGGAATCTTCCAGCACAGAATCAGTACTTGACAAACTCCCACTGAAACCAGAGGATGTTCTGTTTAAGAGAGTGTTTGGCTGTGGGAAGCAGTGTCCCTTCTGCAAGGTCCCCTGTGAGGCTGGAGGTACTGACCATAAGGAGCACTTTGCATCTGTCCATCGCCCTCAAGGGTTAAAACGTTTGCAACATAAGAAGAATAGAAAGCTGGTTGCAGAGATTTGTTCAACTGATGTTATTAGTAAGTTTCGCTTTAGAAATTCAGACACAAATGAGAAATTCCATTATTATAAAGATTATCGTCTAATATACCCAGACTGGGCCATTCAGCCTGACTCCAGCATCACAGCCTCAGACTActggaaatacatttttgtgaAGTATAATAAAGATTTTGCAGAGGAATATGATGCACTGCCTGCTGATCTGCCTGTTGAATGGCATAAGATAACAGATGAAAAAGCTCTTATGAGTTTAAAAGAAGTATATGAAATGAAAATTGTCAAATATGTTCCGCCTTAG
- the LOC121399001 gene encoding interferon-induced very large GTPase 1-like isoform X1 — protein MGFTLDVWRRQISPVVLVYVRNTERGKRGLWSLRHSIVKGMDCPATTQDSAIGHEEKCNNLSEEEEKGSSNNWDNPERAEDLVGADGNDEETADLSLEEERGTYKGMESPPAAEDSGVVVVQEAKAAGLSVEKEKGTIKDMDCPATAQDSGTGLIEEGIGLSEEEEKGTRNDRDNTEGAEDLEGADGKEEEAAEQSLEEERENQNTLNKMIKLYKESKLSLRDILDIGQENINKVAPQTVQDLPWALLRKLMALDRTARTIQLEDISGNSWADTDIFQEMYLYSNYHESNSINPLDILCVLLHCSDMFLQQNIFSKMSMCQFAVPLLLPAGDGPECTFMLWAMRDIVKRWRPHTMAESKGFVEENLVQVEMPLFSFVRLGESKLSKSKILNQMLSPVQQYHDYFILENMEGGNIQRQISDGLVEISWFLPVGRENSDTFPEPVAVTNLCGDIESNWTQFSFLTQVSSAVFVFAESINERECQLLAQCSNCSTKFYFIITPSGKGVSKETSESLKKLLFLLNICKSHILIKDKKANDAGLVKLVQNIIKQFMKESDKRVKLEDLANTATELGIKVDEHSQECQKAKEWATEITKEIQDVVQYKKETMKLQGDLWKQVAQIEKELCRMRNQGERNTEEYRSQLTEKLKKLHMEQNQDNLPDPMSTFISAITHLSLAEKHYFLKWIKFELDSMARNNLSMLKAKYKDTCNNKADDQQELKQLDQQISDSSLGAEHFLREMGQLYEAECSMVSQGKITPERRQFCNLPGIAADLLIDGFPLELIDGDASNIPLRWVTDFLTELDNKTGGNCKMRVISVLGVQSTGKSTLLNTMFGLQFPVASGRCTRGAFMTLIKVKDNLKENLGCEFILVIDTEGLKAPELASLEDSYEHDNELATLVIGLSDIIIINMAIENSVEMSDILQIVVHAFLRMKQIGKKPKCQFIHHNASDVSADDNNMRDRKKLLELLDEMTRIAANMENKSGITNFSEIMDYNFTEDNWYIPGLWYGVPPMASVNSGYSEIVSELKKYLFEFIEKNESLQQPQNIFEFIEWIKCLWNSVKHENFIFSFRNSLVAEAYNQLSIEYSQWEWNFRKQVHTWLISTENSIKNQSADELQPIIVNDITDKLFTFLCNEKQMMLQLLQKYFESKKKNVHLIEKYREDFTRRVHSLQNELKSYVTSKIDDTIRIQKQKHQINNIQKTYQKTIEEKVSNLIKQVRERESQLEDDEIEMAFEKMWKSTIAELPRNLLQKRNVSQEMLLELKRDLSNRGASIMEKLLSKNNLIGFGKVEFQVKDQHIDKWYTKHVKVYWSTEFHNKTSNLASTLIRICSDNVTEKVNTGGDYDGTYCQELLNIINERLREDDVKKLHITHEFDLDIKLHILESVSWKFQKMHDEFIWENNPVLCLEKLKPHYLTTFKNIFQEKDEIQSRAKQFCDLCLKPAITNQIREHLGKAVVEDILANESAKKFSCRAFFQSHVLEKLLKGQKFCQFFMYIEHYELYVKEWIYQHIVNTYKNGLEKLQTNILSDICKKIRNSLESLQDISTVSDFLIKFCKMLESELVINQTELQLVSFQNQADIKLFSKDIEFFLTETEKQIRSEMESSSTESVLDKLPLKPEDVLFKRVFGCGKQCPFCKVPCEAGGTDHKEHFASVHRPQGLKRLQHKKNRKLVAEICSTDVISKFRFRNSDTNEKFHYYKDYRLIYPDWAIQPDSSITASDYWKYIFVKYNKDFAEEYDALPADLPVEWHKITDEKALMSLKEVYEMKIVKYVPP, from the exons ATGGGCTTTACCTTGGATGTCTGGAGGAGACAGATCTCTCCTGTTGTTCTGGTGTATGTGAGGAATACTGAGAGAGGAAAGAGGGGTCTGTGGAGCCTGAGACACA GCATTGTTAAAGGCATGGACTGTCCAGCAACAACACAGGATTCAGCTATTggacatgaagaaaaatgtaacaaCCTAtctgaagaagaagagaaag GTAGCAGTAACAATTGGGACAACCCTGAAAGAGCAGAGGATTTAGTGGGAGCTGATGGAAATGATGAAGAGACTGCTGACCTGTCTTTGGAAGAAGAGAGAG GTACCTATAAAGGCATGGAGAGCCCACCAGCAgcagaggattcgggggttgtTGTTGTACAGGAAGCAAAAGCTGCTGGTTTGTCTGTTGAAAAAGAGAAAG GCACCATTAAAGACATGGACTGTCCAGCAACAGCACAGGATTCAGGAACAGGACTGATAGAAGAAGGTATTGGCCTATCTGAGGAAGAAGAGAAAG GTACTAGAAACGATAGGGATAACACTGAAGGAGCAGAGGATTTAGAGGGAGCTGATGGAAAGGAGGAAGAGGCTGCTGAACAGTCTTTGGAAGAAGAGAGAG AAAACCAAAAcaccctgaataaaatgataaaactCTATAAAGAGTCGAAGCTCTCCCTGAGGGACATCCTGGACATTGGGCAGGAGAATATAAATAAAGTTGCTCCCCAGACTGTACAAGATCTTCCCTGGGCTCTTCTTAGGAAACTGATGGCTCTGGACAGGACTGCAAGAACAATTCAACTTGAGGATATTTCTGGGAATTCATGGGCAGATACAGATATATTTCAGgaaatgtatttgtatagcaATTATCATGAATCTAATTCCATCAATCCTTTAGACATTCTGTGTGTTCTCTTGCATTGCTCAGATATGTTTTTACAGCAGAACATCTTCTCCAAAATGTCCATGTGTCAGTTTGCCGTCCCACTGCTGCTCCCTGCTGGTGATGGGCCAGAATGTACCTTCATGCTCTGGGCTATGAGAGACATTGTCAAGAGATGGAGACCCCACACTATGGCAGAAAGTAAAGGCTTTGTAGAGGAAAATCTGGTTCAAGTAGAAATGCCATTATTTTCCTTTGTAAGACTGGGGGAAAGCAAATTATCTAAATCTAAAATTCTCAACCAAATGCTCAGCCCAGTTCAGCAATACCATGACTACTTTATTCTTGAAAATATGGAAGGTGGGAATATTCAAAGACAAATCTCTGATGGCCTAGTGGAAATCTCCTGGTTTTTACCTGTTGGAAGAGAGAATTCTGACACTTTCCCAGAACCTGTTGCTGTTACTAATTTATGTGGAGACATAGAGTCTAACTGGACCCAATTCAGCTTCCTAACCCAGGTCTCATCAGCAGTGTTTGTATTTGCTGAGAGTATTAATGAGAGAGAGTGTCAGCTCTTAGCCCAGTGTAGTAATTGCAGCACCAAGTTCTATTTCATCATTACTCCAAGTGGCAAAGGTGTCAGTAAAGAGACATCAGAATCCTTGAAAAAGTTACTCTTTCTGCTGAATATTTGCAAATCGCACATActgataaaagataaaaaagcaaATGATGCAGGACTAGTAAAACTTGTACAAAACATTATCAAACAGTTTATGAAAGAATCAGATAAGAGAGTAAAACTGGAAGATTTAGCAAACACAGCCACTGAACTTGGCATCAAAGTGGATGAACATTCCCAGGAATGTCAGAAAGCAAAAGAATGGGCCACAGAAATAACTAAAGAAATACAAGATGTGGTACAATATAAGAAAGAGACAATGAAACTACAAGGGGATCTGTGGAAGCAAGTGGCCCAGATAGAGAAGGAATTGTGCAGAATGAGAAATCAAGGAGAGAGAAATACAGAAGAATATCGATCTCAGCTGACAGAAAAACTTAAAAAGTTACACATGGAGCAGAACCAGGATAATCTACCTGATCCTATGAGTACGTTTATTTCTGCCATCACACATTTGTCTCTAGCAGAGAAACATTATTTCCTGAAATGGATTAAATTTGAACTTGACTCAATGGCTAGAAATAATCTCTCCATGTTAAAGGCTAAATACAAGGACACATGTAACAATAAAGCAGATGACCAACAGGAATTAAAACAGTTAGATCAGCAGATATCTGATAGTTCTTTGGGAGCAGAACATTTTCTGCGTGAGATGGGGCAGTTGTATGAGGCTGAATGTTCCATGGTGAGTCAAGGCAAAATCACACCAGAAAGGAGACAATTCTGTAATCTCCCAGGAATTGCTGCTGATCTGCTAATAGATGGGTTCCCATTGGAGCTGATAGATGGAGATGCCTCCAATATCCCCCTGAGATGGGTAACTGATTTTCTGACTGAACTGGATAACAAGACAGGAGGGAACTGTAAAATGAGAGTAATCTCTGTTTTAGGAGTGCAGAGCACAGGGAAATCCACCCTCCTAAATACCATGTTTGGCTTACAGTTCCCTGTGGCCAGTGGAAGATGCACACGAGGAGCCTTCATGACTCTGATTAAAGTAAAAGATAATCTTAAGGAGAATCTGGGCTGTGAGTTTATTCTGGTAATTGATACTGAAGGTCTGAAGGCTCCAGAATTGGCTTCTCTGGAGGACAGCTATGAACATGACAATGAGCTGGCAACTCTAGTAATTGGGCTCAGTGATATTATTATAATCAATATGGCTATTGAAAATAGTGTAGAAATGAGCGACATTTTGCAGATTGTGGTCCATGCATTTCTTAGAATGAAGCAAATAGGTAAGAAACCCAAATGCCAGTTTATTCATCATAATGCGAGTGATGTTTCTGCTGATGATAATAACATGAGGGACAGAAAGAAACTCTTGGAGCTTTTGGATGAGATGACAAGAATAGCAGCTAACATGGAAAACAAGAGTGGGATCACAAACTTCAGTGAAATCATGGATTATAACTTTACAGAAGACAATTGGTACATTCCTGGCCTTTGGTATGGAGTCCCACCCATGGCTTCTGTAAACTCTGGCTACAGTGAAATTgtgtctgaactgaaaaaatatttgtttgaattCATCGAGAAAAATGAAAGCCTTCAACAACCCCAGAATATCTTTGAATTTATTGAATGGATAAAATGTTTGTGGAACTCTGTGAAACATGaaaatttcattttcagttttaggAACAGCCTGGTAGCTGAAGCTTACAATCAATTATCAATTGAGTACTCCCAGTGGGAATGGAACTTCCGCAAACAGGTTCATACCTGGCTAATTAGCACTGAGAACAGTATAAAAAATCAGTCAGCAGATGAACTACAACCAATAATTGTCAATGATATTACAGATAAGTTGTTTACTTTCCTTTGCAATGAGAAGCAAATGATGTTACAATtgctacaaaaatattttgaaagtaaaaaaaaaaatgttcacctaATTGAAAAATACAGAGAAGATTTCACCAGAAGGGTACATTCTCTCCAAAACGAATTAAAAAGTTATGTAACATCAAAGATCGATGATACTATTAGGatccaaaaacaaaaacatcagataaataatatacagaaaaCTTACCAAAAAACAATTGAGGAGAAAGTTTCCAATCTTATAAAACAGGTCAGAGAAAGGGAAAGTCAGCTTGAAGATGATGAAATAGAAATGGCATTTGAGAAGATGTGGAAAAGTACAATAGCTGAGTTACCAAGGAATCTTTTACAAAAACGCAATGTCAGTCAGGAAATGTTACTGGAGCTCAAACGAGACTTGTCCAACAGAGGGGCCTCTATAATGGAGAAATTACTTAGCAAAAACAATTTAATAGGGTTTGGAAAAGTTGAATTCCAGGTTAAAGATCAGCATATAGACAAATGGTATACAAAACATGTGAAAGTATACTGGAGCACAGAATTCCATAATAAAACATCCAACCTTGCTTCTACTTTAATAAGAATATGTTCAGATAATGTAACAGAGAAGGTTAATACAGGAGGAGACTATGATGGAACTTATTGCCAAGAATTGCTCAATATAATCAATGAAAGACTCAGGGAGGATGATGTGAAGAAACTGCACATTACCCATGAGTTTGATTTGGATATAAAACTCCATATCTTGGAAAGTGTGTCTTGGAAATTCCAGAAGATGCATGATGAGTTTATTTGGGAAAATAACCCGGTACTGTGTCTGGAAAAACTGAAACCTCATTATttaacaacatttaaaaatatattccaggaAAAAGATGAAATACAAAGTAGAGCCAAACAGTTCTGTGATCTCTGCCTGAAACCtgcaataaccaatcagattaGGGAGCATCTGGGGAAGGCTGTTGTAGAGGATATTTTGGCTAATGAAAGTGCCAAAAAATTTAGTTGTCGCGCTTTCTTTCAATCACATGTACTTGAGAAACTTTTAAAAGGTCAAAAATTTTGTCAGTTTTTCATGTATATTGAGCATTATGAGCTGTATGTGAAAGAGTGGATTTATCAGCACATAGTAAACACTTATAAAAATGGTCTAGAAAAGTTGCAAACAAACATTCTATCTGATATCTGTAAAAAAATCAGGAACAGTCTTGAAAGTTTACAAGATATATCCACTGTCTCTGACTTTTTGATTAAGTTCTGTAAGATGTTAGAAAGTGAATTAGTAATCAACCAGACAgagttgcagttggtcagtttcCAAAACCAAGCAGATATCAAGCTGTTCTCAAAGgacattgagttttttctcacAGAAACAGAGAAACAGATCAGATCAGAGATGGAATCTTCCAGCACAGAATCAGTACTTGACAAACTCCCACTGAAACCAGAGGATGTTCTGTTTAAGAGAGTGTTTGGCTGTGGGAAGCAGTGTCCCTTCTGCAAGGTCCCCTGTGAGGCTGGAGGTACTGACCATAAGGAGCACTTTGCATCTGTCCATCGCCCTCAAGGGTTAAAACGTTTGCAACATAAGAAGAATAGAAAGCTGGTTGCAGAGATTTGTTCAACTGATGTTATTAGTAAGTTTCGCTTTAGAAATTCAGACACAAATGAGAAATTCCATTATTATAAAGATTATCGTCTAATATACCCAGACTGGGCCATTCAGCCTGACTCCAGCATCACAGCCTCAGACTActggaaatacatttttgtgaAGTATAATAAAGATTTTGCAGAGGAATATGATGCACTGCCTGCTGATCTGCCTGTTGAATGGCATAAGATAACAGATGAAAAAGCTCTTATGAGTTTAAAAGAAGTATATGAAATGAAAATTGTCAAATATGTTCCGCCTTAG